The DNA window GCAACGTGGACCACAAATATCTCGATACAGCGTGTACCGGTAAGATCCTCCGCTGAACGCACCCACATAAACCCGGCCGGCCGTTCATCAGACGCACGAACCAGCATCACCAGGAAGTGTGCCGAAGGCTGACCGGCGTCGTGCAATCTGAGCACCTCTCTGACGTCTTTCTCAAATGATTTGCTCCCTCTGGCCGTCAGCAGATCGCTGTGAAGGTGCCTGTCCCGGGCGCTTTCCTCACACTGCGTTATGAAGAACGGGATATCCTTAAGCGTCATGTTTCTGACGTAAAACGTACTCATTTATCCAATCCTTTAAAATCAGAAATCAATCAATCCTCCAATCTGACGGAGGTATTCTTCACCGGTGATTTGCGGATGATAAATGACATCCTGGAGAAGAGTAGAATAATGCTGCATAAACACCTTGCCGATTACGTCGGGTTCATTTTTCAGCTTACCCCAGGTGGTGAGGAATGTGGGATCGATAATTTCATAAGACGGCGTGGTTAACCACGCATGCAGATTAAAACTTCCCCCCGACAGAGGATGAGAAATGTGGCGTTTGAGTTCCGGCAGGGGAGTGTAAAAATAGTCACGCTGATGACGCTGTACGTAACCCAGCGTATAAACCAGCGGTGCGCCGAGAATGGATTCTATTCCTTTCTTCATATTCAGCGTTACGAAAAAACACTGACGATATATATCATCAGTGGAGAAACTGCCAAGAAATTCCTGCATGAAAGCGCTGAGTTCATGACTTTTTGCTTCTGCCACCCGGTGCGCCGAAGGTTTGAAATAGGGGGCACACATTCCCCAGGAATCCGTACGTTCTATAGCAGCCTGGAATTCAGCCTCATAATCATTTTCTTTTTGTTTCATTATTTATCTCAATGTGGTTCAAGGAACCAACCCAATGTGGAGTACAAAATTTTTTACTAGAGGCGACAACT is part of the Erwinia billingiae Eb661 genome and encodes:
- a CDS encoding GNAT family N-acetyltransferase, translated to MSTFYVRNMTLKDIPFFITQCEESARDRHLHSDLLTARGSKSFEKDVREVLRLHDAGQPSAHFLVMLVRASDERPAGFMWVRSAEDLTGTRCIEIFVVHVAKPMRGKGGGQLLISLAIEGYGQHRITARCYPASALMNRMLRQRGFEVMGTSERGAHYLCRLPS